The Malus domestica chromosome 06, GDT2T_hap1 genome has a segment encoding these proteins:
- the LOC103437821 gene encoding protein EMBRYO DEFECTIVE 514-like: protein MAEKLPETEAAAPATAAAADDMDLETSEPAAAQNPDEVEAADGEAEANSKRVRDEEGSEENDAKKTKVEKSPEEERFEKKFEEGEKSGPVSLGPKSFGSSVEMFDYFYKFLHYWPTDLNVNKYEYLVLLDLLKKGHAEPDKKIGGGVQAFQVRIHPLYKSRCFFLIREDEVVDDFSFRKCVDHILPLPENMKANAEANKVLGGKGGRGGGGGGGRGGWRGRGRGKPRN from the exons ATGGCAGAGAAACTCCCCGAAACTGAAGCCGCCGCCCCTGCCACCGCTGCCGCCGCTGATGACATGGACCTAGAAACTTCAGAGCCCGCTGCGGCCCAAAATCCGGACGAGGTCGAAGCTGCTGACGGGGAGGCTGAGGCGAACTCGAAGCGGGTGAGGGACGAGGAGGGGAGTGAAGAAAACGATGCAAAGAAGACGAAAGTGGAGAAGTCGCCGGAGGAAGAACGGTTTGAGAAGAAGTTTGAGGAAGGAGAGAAGTCGGGTCCGGTCAGCTTGGGTCCGAAGAGTTTTGGGTCGTCGGTGGAGATGTTCGACTACTTCTACAAGTTCCTCCATTACTGGCCTACTGATCTCAATGTCAATAAG TATGAATATCTGGTTTTGCTGGACTTGCTTAAGAAGGGTCATGCCGAGCCTGATAAGAAGATTGGCGGTGGGGTCCAGGCTTTCCAAGTTCGGATCCATCCCTTGTataaaagcaggtgcttcttcctCATTAGGGAAGATGAAGTTGTTGATGATTTTAGCTTCAGGAAGTGTGTGGACCACATACTTCCCTTGCCTGAGAACATGAAAGCAAACGCTGAAGCCAATAAAGTCTTAGGTGGCAAGGGCGGCAGgggtggtggcggtggtggtggaAGAGGAGGCTGGCGTGGTCGTGGAAGGGGTAAGCCGAGAAACTGA
- the LOC103438174 gene encoding protein RKD2-like: MGWLAKYDVVKDLGEDPFFFPNQPTFSTAHDFRGYAALDWQFDLPIVQDHSFLDPLPLESCADIDPIYSSLDIPPIRTVLEDDGIFFANETVLLGVNSSNLCAGLTEVNHNHHQQYQQQQQQPLLPTCENEENGITDENESREERNKVISKRPHSYKRHRSSSSSLSSSKMLSRETVSQYFYMPITQAAKELNVGLTLLKKRCRELGIRRWPHRKLNSLQTLIRNIQELGKEGEESSEKLRNAITLLERERKLLEEVPDMQLEDNTKRLRQACFKANYKKRKIMGMNVMGQSLSSFSCSNIQYPTSSMDADDEDEEIKSLLSDSFSSNNNACNTLF, encoded by the exons ATGGGTTGGCTGGCCAAGTATGACGTCGtcaaggatcttggtgaagacCCATTTTTCTTCCCGAATCAACCTACATTTTCCACTGCACATGATTTCAG GGGGTATGCTGCATTGGATTGGCAATTTGATTTGCCAATCGTACAAGATCATAGCTTTCTTGATCCTCTTCCACTCGAGAGCTGCGCGGATATTGATCCTATTTACTCCTCACTCGACATTCCACCAATCCGAACTGTATTAGAAG ATGATGGAATTTTCTTTGCAAACGAAACGGTCTTGTTGGGAGTTAATTCTAGTAATCTCTGCGCTGGGTTAACTGAGGTTAATCACAATCATCATCAGCaatatcaacaacaacaacagcaacCTTTGCTTCCGACATgcgaaaatgaagaaaatggcATAACTGACGAGAACGAGTCAAGGGAAGAGAGAAATAAGGTGATTAGTAAGAGGCCACACTCTTATAAAAGACATAGATCATCAagctcctctctctcttcctccaaaaTGTTGTCAAGAGAGACCGTTTCGCAGTACTTTTACATGCCAATCACTCAGGCAGCAAAAGAACTCAACGTAGGGCTAACCCTTCTCAAAAAAAGGTGTCGGGAGTTAGGCATTCGTCGGTGGCCTCACCGGAAGCTGAACAGCCTTCAAACCCTAATCCGAAACATTCAG GAGTTgggaaaggaaggagaagagagCTCAGAGAAGCTTCGGAATGCGATCACGTTGCTGGAGAGGGAGAGGAAGCTGCTGGAGGAAGTGCCTGACATGCAGCTTGAAGACAATACGAAGCGTTTGAGGCAGGCCTGCTTCAAAGCCAATtacaagaagaggaagatcatGGGGATGAATGTTATGGGACAATCGCTATCATCTTTCAGTTGCAGCAACATTCAGTATCCAACAAGCTCGATGGATGCTGACGATGAAGACGAAGAAATTAAGTCTCTCTTGTCCGACTCTTTTTCCTCAAATAACAATGCATGCAACActctattttaa
- the LOC103437822 gene encoding malate dehydrogenase, chloroplastic — protein sequence MAATSAATFSIGTNCSLGHKAASFQQTKPCALRFNSQNLLKSSFNGLKATTSFNCETETSFSGKETAKALRASFARKAHKDAQVVQSQFQPQASYKVAVLGAAGGIGQPLALLIKMSPLVSSLHLYDIANVKGVAADLSHCNTPSEVLDFTGAAELPSSLKGVDVVVIPAGVPRKPGMTRDDLFNINAGIVRNLIEAVADNCPDAFIHIISNPVNSTVPIAAEVLKQKGVYNPKKLFGVSTLDVVRANTFVAQKKNLKLIDVDVPVVGGHAGITILPLLSKTKPSVSLTDEEVEQLTVRIQNAGTEVVEAKAGAGSATLSMAYAAARFVESSLRALDGDGDVYECSYVASDLTELPFFASRVKLGRNGIEAFIPSDLQGLTEYEQKALEALKPELKASIEKGVAFANKQTATA from the coding sequence ATGGCAGCAACATCAGCAGCTACCTTTTCCATCGGAACCAATTGTTCCCTCGGCCACAAGGCGGCGTCGTTTCAACAGACAAAGCCTTGTGCTTTGAGGTTCAACTCCCAAAACCTTCTCAAGAGCTCTTTCAATGGGCTCAAGGCAACCACATCTTTCAATTGTGAAACCGAGACCTCGTTCTCGGGCAAGGAAACTGCCAAGGCTCTTCGAGCTTCTTTCGCTCGAAAAGCCCACAAGGATGCCCAGGTGGTTCAGTCTCAGTTCCAGCCCCAGGCCTCTTATAAAGTAGCTGTTCTTGGAGCTGCCGGTGGGATTGGTCAGCCACTGGCTCTTCTGATCAAGATGTCGCCTTTGGTCTCCTCCCTGCATCTTTACGATATTGCTAATGTCAAGGGTGTCGCTGCTGACTTGAGTCACTGCAACACTCCCTCCGAAGTTCTCGATTTCACTGGAGCAGCTGAGTTGCCCAGTTCCTTGAAAGGTGTGGATGTGGTGGTCATTCCCGCTGGAGTTCCAAGAAAGCCTGGTATGACCCGTGATGACCTCTTCAACATCAATGCCGGCATTGTGAGGAACTTGATCGAGGCTGTGGCTGATAACTGTCCTGATGCATTCATCCACATTATCAGTAATCCGGTGAACTCCACGGTGCCAATTGCTGCCGAAGTTCTGAAGCAGAAGGGtgtttataaccctaaaaagcTCTTTGGTGTTTCTACCTTGGATGTTGTGAGGGCGAACACATTTGTTGCTCAGAAGAAGAATCTGAAACTGATTGATGTTGATGTCCCGGTTGTTGGAGGACATGCTGGGATAACTATTCTGCCCCTGCTATCCAAGACAAAACCCTCAGTCAGCCTCACTGACGAAGAAGTTGAACAACTAACTGTTAGGATCCAAAATGCTGGAACTGAGGTTGTGGAGGCAAAGGCAGGTGCTGGGTCCGCGACTTTGTCAATGGCATATGCAGCGGCTAGATTTGTTGAGTCATCTCTGCGTGCACTGGACGGAGATGGGGATGTCTATGAGTGCTCTTATGTAGCATCTGATCTGACCGAGCTTCCATTCTTTGCATCAAGGGTTAAGCTTGGAAGGAACGGAATTGAAGCTTTCATACCATCTGACCTCCAAGGTTTGACAGAGTATGAGCAAAAGGCTTTGGAAGCACTCAAGCCGGAACTGAAAGCCAGCATTGAGAAGGGTGTTGCTTTTGCCAACAAGCAGACCGCGACTGCTTAG
- the LOC103437823 gene encoding pentatricopeptide repeat-containing protein At3g47530 gives MTALPVATKAQTSYQKLLQTSSSTGLLSLIKSCTTKSHLLQIHAHTLRTSLVLDPTISFQFLSVVVALSPLTSITYSRQFFDQIEKPTAFHYNKMIRAYSKSDSPAEGFYLYRDLRRRGLCADAMASSFVIKSCIRVSSLVGGIQVHARILRDGHRSDSLLLTTLMDLYSNCRKYDEACQVFDEMPKRDTVAWNVLISCCLHNNRTRDALGLFDIMQSEIHRCEPDDVTCLLVLQACASLNALEFGERVHKYIEDHGYGGASNLCNSLVSMYSRCGSLDKAYGVFKGMRDKNVVSWSAMISGLAVNGYGREAIEAFEEMQKMGVLPDDQTFTGVLCACSHCGLVDEGMMFFDLMSKEFGVVPNVHHYGCMVDLLGRAGQLDPAYQLITSMDIKPDPTIWRTLLGACRIHGNDSLAERVVGHLIELKAQEAGDYVLLMNIYSSAGNWEKLTEVRKFMKEKAIQTTPGCSTIELKGVAHEFVVDDVSHLRKDEIYKMLDEINSQLKIAGYVADVTSELHNLGAEDKGHALSHHSEKLAIAFGVLSTPPGTPIRVAKNLRICVDCHNFAMALSGVYNREVIIRDRTRFHHFREGHCSCNGYW, from the coding sequence ATGACAGCGCTTCCAGTCGCAACCAAAGCTCAAACCTCGTACCAGAAACTACTTCAAACCTCTTCATCAACCGGTTTGCTGTCCCTCATCAAATCATGCACCACAAAATCCCATCTTCTCCAAATCCACGCCCATACCCTTCGAACATCACTCGTTCTGGACCCCACCATTTCCTTCCAGTTCCTGTCCGTCGTCGTCGCTCTTTCCCCGTTGACAAGCATCACATATTCCCGCCAATTCTTCGACCAAATCGAAAAGCCGACGGCTTTTCACTACAACAAAATGATAAGAGCTTACTCCAAGAGCGACTCGCCGGCGGAGGGGTTTTATCTGTACAGAGATTTGCGGCGGCGCGGCCTCTGCGCGGACGCTATGGCGTCGTCTTTTGTTATCAAGTCCTGCATTAGAGTTTCGTCGTTGGTGGGTGGGATTCAGGtgcatgctaggattttgagAGATGGGCATCGATCAGACAGTCTTTTGCTGACCACTTTGATGGATTTGTATTCGAATTGCAGGAAGTATGATGAAGCGTGTcaggtgtttgatgaaatgcccAAGAGAGATACTGTGGCTTGGAATGTATTGATTTCTTGTTGTTTGCATAACAACCGGACAAGGGATGCTTTGGGTTTGTTTGATATTATGCAGAGTGAGATACATAGGTGTGAGCCTGATGACGTTACGTGTTTGCTTGTGCTACAAGCTTGTGCCAGCTTGAACGCGTTGGAGTTTGGCGAACGGGTTCATAAGTACATTGAGGATCACGGTTACGGTGGTGCTTCAAATTTGTGCAACTCTCTTGTATCGATGTATTCACGTTGTGGGAGTTTGGATAAGGCCTATGGGGTTTTTAAGGGAATGCGGGATAAAAACGTGGTTTCGTGGAGTGCGATGATTTCAGGGTTGGCAGTGAATGGTTATGGTAGAGAAGCTATTGAAGCGTTTGAAGAGATGCAGAAAATGGGTGTTTTACCTGATGATCAGACTTTTACCGGAGTTCTTTGTGCTTGCAGCCATTGCGGTTTGGTTGATGAAGGAATGATGTTTTTCGATCTTATGAGCAAAGAGTTTGGGGTAGTGCCAAATGTCCATCACTATGGGTGCATGGTTGATCTTTTGGGTCGTGCTGGTCAACTTGACCCGGCCTATCAGCTCATAACGTCGATGGATATCAAACCAGATCCTACAATATGGAGGACCTTACTCGGGGCTTGCAGAATTCATGGAAATGATTCCCTTGCAGAACGAGTGGTAGGCCATTTGATTGAACTCAAGGCCCAAGAGGCTGGGGATTATGTTCTATTGATGAATATTTACTCTTCAGCTGGGAACTGGGAGAAGCTAACAGAAGTGAGGAAGTTTATGAAGGAAAAAGCAATTCAAACTACACCGGGATGTAGCACGATTGAACTGAAAGGAGTAGCACACGAGTTCGTTGTGGATGATGTTTCACATCTGCGGAAGGATGAAATCTACAAAATGCTGGATGAGATTAATAGCCAGCTGAAGATTGCTGGTTATGTTGCAGATGTAACATCTGAATTGCACAACTTGGGAGCAGAAGACAAGGGGCATGCCCTCTCTCACCACAGCGAGAAATTGGCTATTGCTTTCGGTGTTCTGTCAACTCCTCCCGGCACTCCAATCAGAGTGGCCAAGAATCTTCGCATTTGCGTTGATTGCCACAATTTCGCAATGGCTCTCTCAGGGGTTTACAACAGAGAGGTAATTATCAGAGACCGCACTCGGTTTCATCATTTCCGGGAGGGACACTGCTCCTGCAATGGCTATTGGTAG